The following proteins come from a genomic window of Chryseobacterium glaciei:
- the trpD gene encoding anthranilate phosphoribosyltransferase translates to MKEILEYLFNHHTLSKSEAKAIMIEIAQNKFNVIEVTAFISVFLMRNITLKELEGFREALLQMAATVNLDADDAIDIVGTGGDGKNTINISTLASFVIAGAGQKVTKHGNYGASTTTGSSNVMEELGYIFKNDSDMLNKDLERANICFLHAPYFHPALQSVGALRRSLGLRTFFNLLGPLVNPAKPQFSMIGVYNLEIARIYQYLLQKDKRDFILVHSLDGYDEISLTHDTKIITKNGEEIYSTEDLGFDSISQESIKAGETTQESARIFRDILEGRGTKQQNSVILANAAVALNHTKKFGSYDDCLLLAQESLESGKALKSLELLLQ, encoded by the coding sequence ATGAAAGAAATCCTGGAATACCTGTTCAATCATCATACCTTATCAAAATCTGAAGCTAAGGCAATTATGATTGAGATCGCTCAAAATAAATTCAATGTGATTGAAGTAACCGCTTTTATCAGTGTTTTTCTGATGAGAAATATTACTTTGAAGGAATTGGAAGGTTTCAGAGAAGCTTTGTTACAAATGGCGGCTACCGTAAATCTGGATGCCGATGACGCAATAGATATCGTTGGAACCGGAGGTGATGGCAAAAACACTATCAATATCTCAACTTTAGCAAGTTTTGTGATAGCCGGAGCAGGTCAGAAAGTAACTAAACATGGAAATTATGGAGCATCTACAACCACAGGATCTTCAAATGTGATGGAGGAACTTGGATATATTTTTAAAAATGATTCCGACATGCTGAATAAAGATCTTGAAAGAGCTAATATCTGCTTTTTGCATGCGCCATACTTTCATCCTGCATTGCAGTCAGTCGGAGCATTGAGAAGATCTTTAGGCTTGAGAACATTTTTCAATTTGTTGGGTCCGTTGGTCAATCCGGCGAAGCCACAATTTTCAATGATCGGAGTTTACAATCTTGAAATTGCCCGAATTTACCAATATCTGTTGCAAAAAGATAAACGAGATTTCATTTTGGTTCATAGTTTAGATGGATATGATGAAATAAGTTTGACCCACGACACCAAAATTATCACTAAAAATGGGGAAGAAATCTATTCAACTGAAGATTTAGGTTTTGACTCCATTTCTCAGGAAAGCATAAAAGCGGGAGAAACAACTCAGGAATCTGCGAGAATTTTTAGAGATATTTTGGAAGGAAGAGGGACAAAACAACAAAATTCCGTGATTTTAGCTAATGCCGCCGTTGCCTTAAATCACACCAAAAAATTCGGAAGTTATGACGACTGTCTTTTGTTGGCGCAGGAAAGTTTAGAAAGCGGAAAAGCATTGAAAAGCTTGGAATTGCTTCTGCAATAA
- a CDS encoding NAD(P)H-dependent oxidoreductase: protein MSLIEDLNWRHAVKAYDSTKKVSQEDLHKILEAARLAPTSSGLQPFKIIVVENQELKEKMVAGALNPEVMRDSSHVLVFAAWDSYSNEKIDKVYDLHTDVRDLPRGRFGSYTDKIKEMYEAQTPDEHFAHTARQTYIALGLAMAQAAESKIDSTPAEGFSNAVVDEILNLKELGLKSVSLLYLGYRDAEKDWLSTMKKVRVPMEDFIITK from the coding sequence ATGTCATTAATAGAAGATCTAAATTGGAGACATGCAGTAAAAGCATACGATTCAACTAAAAAAGTATCACAGGAAGATTTACATAAAATTCTAGAAGCTGCGAGATTGGCTCCTACTTCATCAGGATTGCAACCTTTCAAGATTATCGTTGTAGAAAATCAGGAACTAAAAGAAAAAATGGTTGCCGGAGCATTGAATCCGGAAGTTATGAGAGATTCTTCTCACGTATTGGTATTTGCCGCTTGGGACAGCTATTCTAACGAAAAAATTGATAAAGTTTACGATCTTCATACCGATGTAAGAGATTTGCCAAGAGGTCGTTTTGGAAGCTATACCGATAAGATCAAAGAAATGTACGAAGCGCAAACGCCTGACGAGCATTTTGCACACACGGCGCGTCAAACTTATATTGCATTAGGTTTAGCAATGGCTCAGGCTGCCGAATCGAAAATCGACAGTACTCCTGCGGAAGGTTTCAGTAATGCGGTAGTTGATGAAATTCTTAATTTGAAAGAATTAGGTTTAAAAAGTGTAAGCCTTCTATATCTTGGTTACAGAGATGCCGAAAAAGATTGGCTTTCAACAATGAAGAAAGTTAGAGTTCCAATGGAGGACTTTATCATTACAAAATAA
- a CDS encoding phosphoribosylanthranilate isomerase produces the protein MKLKVCGLTKLDQIQELISMNTDFLGFIFYKKSPRYVLNHLNLEDISKINHQGKVGVFVNEEVDTIIETAQKANLNFIQLHGDESENFISELKEKLNLEIGIIKVIRIGNERLDSASSIQETINRQLKTSNYLLFDTDSKAFGGTGKQFDWTLLNEFEIPLPYFLSGGISEENINNIKILNQNPFALDINSKFELKAGIKDMEKITKFKHLY, from the coding sequence ATGAAACTTAAAGTCTGCGGATTAACAAAACTTGATCAGATTCAGGAATTAATTTCTATGAATACAGATTTTCTTGGTTTTATATTTTATAAAAAATCACCGAGGTATGTTCTGAATCATTTAAATTTAGAAGACATTTCAAAAATTAACCATCAGGGGAAAGTTGGAGTTTTTGTGAATGAAGAGGTAGATACAATAATTGAGACAGCACAAAAAGCAAATCTGAATTTTATACAGCTTCACGGCGATGAAAGTGAAAATTTTATTTCAGAATTAAAAGAAAAATTAAATCTTGAAATTGGAATTATAAAAGTAATAAGGATTGGAAATGAGAGACTGGACAGCGCAAGTAGCATTCAGGAAACTATCAACCGACAACTGAAAACCAGCAACTATTTACTTTTTGATACAGATAGCAAAGCATTTGGAGGAACAGGAAAACAGTTTGATTGGACTTTATTAAACGAATTTGAAATTCCACTTCCTTATTTTTTAAGCGGCGGAATTTCAGAAGAGAATATCAATAATATTAAAATTTTAAATCAAAATCCATTTGCTTTAGATATTAATTCAAAGTTTGAATTGAAAGCTGGAATTAAAGATATGGAGAAAATTACAAAATTTAAACACTTATACTAG
- a CDS encoding organic hydroperoxide resistance protein — protein MKTLYTTKVTAKGGRNGQVKSENGVLDLEVRMPKALGGANEDFANPEMLFAAGYSACFDSALNRVISLSKTKTGETSVTAQVSIGQLENGGFGLAVELDVNIPEVSIEEAQSLTEKAHEICPYSNATRNNIEVKLSVTNN, from the coding sequence ATGAAAACATTATATACAACAAAAGTTACTGCTAAAGGTGGCAGAAACGGACAGGTAAAAAGTGAAAACGGAGTTCTTGATCTTGAAGTAAGAATGCCAAAAGCACTTGGTGGAGCTAATGAAGATTTCGCTAATCCCGAGATGCTTTTTGCAGCAGGATATTCAGCATGTTTTGATAGTGCCTTAAACAGAGTGATCAGTTTATCAAAAACAAAAACGGGCGAAACTTCTGTTACAGCTCAGGTAAGTATCGGACAATTGGAAAACGGAGGCTTCGGTCTTGCAGTGGAATTGGATGTAAATATTCCTGAAGTTTCTATTGAAGAAGCGCAATCTCTTACTGAAAAAGCTCATGAAATTTGCCCTTATTCTAACGCTACAAGAAATAATATCGAAGTAAAACTTTCGGTGACGAATAACTAA
- the trpA gene encoding tryptophan synthase subunit alpha codes for MKKLNIYFTAGIPQLEDIADIIQLIQDAGADMMEIGMPYSDPVADGPVIQKAHELALKNGMTIEKLLSQLKSIKNEIKIPVILMGYINPVLSFGFENFCRECSESGVSGLIIPDLPPIEFEKNYQKILEKYNLNFTFLVTPETSDERILYLDSLSSGFLYAVSSSSTTGKENTILKNEDYLSRLASLPLKNPVMIGFGIKSKQDFENVTEKADGGIIGTAFVNILLQNKDWKIKAIDFINSIKN; via the coding sequence ATGAAAAAACTAAACATATACTTCACAGCAGGAATTCCACAACTGGAAGATATCGCTGATATTATACAACTCATTCAGGACGCCGGAGCAGATATGATGGAAATCGGAATGCCTTATTCTGATCCTGTTGCAGATGGACCCGTTATTCAAAAAGCTCATGAACTGGCTTTAAAAAATGGAATGACGATTGAAAAACTTTTGTCACAGTTAAAATCGATCAAAAATGAAATCAAAATTCCGGTGATTTTAATGGGATATATCAATCCTGTTTTAAGTTTTGGCTTCGAAAACTTCTGTAGAGAATGTTCAGAAAGTGGAGTTTCAGGATTAATTATTCCAGATCTACCGCCTATTGAATTCGAAAAAAATTATCAGAAAATTTTAGAAAAATACAATCTGAATTTCACATTTTTGGTAACTCCCGAAACTTCTGACGAAAGAATTCTCTATCTGGATTCATTAAGTTCAGGATTTTTATACGCAGTAAGTTCCTCATCAACAACAGGAAAAGAAAATACAATATTAAAAAATGAAGATTATCTCTCAAGGTTAGCATCTCTTCCGTTAAAAAACCCTGTTATGATCGGTTTTGGAATAAAATCAAAGCAAGATTTCGAAAACGTCACAGAAAAAGCCGATGGCGGAATTATCGGGACTGCTTTCGTAAATATTTTACTACAAAATAAAGATTGGAAGATAAAAGCCATAGATTTTATTAATTCCATAAAAAATTAA
- the trpC gene encoding indole-3-glycerol phosphate synthase TrpC, translating into MTILDKIVKRKREEITVSKSKICIEELKDSQFFGRKTLSLKESIKNKSGVIAEFKRQSPSKGIINDQVSPLEVVSAYEKFGASGISILTDKDFFGGSFEDILSVRNHINIPILRKDFMVDEYQFYEAKSIGADVILLIASCLSANQVQEFTELSHELGLEVLLEIHTEEELNHFNPKIDLVGINNRNLKDFKVDLQHSVNLKNLLPKDVLSIAESGIYTIEDFNYLKEKGFDGFLMGEYFMKNKNPANTFEEFIKTIS; encoded by the coding sequence ATGACAATATTAGACAAAATCGTAAAAAGAAAAAGGGAAGAAATTACAGTTTCAAAATCAAAAATTTGTATTGAAGAATTGAAAGATTCTCAGTTTTTTGGAAGAAAAACCCTTTCATTAAAAGAATCTATAAAAAATAAAAGCGGAGTTATTGCCGAGTTTAAAAGACAATCTCCATCAAAAGGAATTATTAATGATCAGGTTTCTCCTTTAGAAGTTGTTTCAGCGTATGAAAAATTTGGCGCGAGTGGAATTTCAATTTTGACAGACAAAGATTTTTTCGGTGGAAGTTTTGAAGATATTTTAAGTGTAAGAAATCACATCAATATTCCAATTTTACGAAAAGATTTCATGGTGGATGAATATCAGTTTTATGAAGCAAAAAGCATTGGTGCTGATGTTATTTTATTGATAGCTTCTTGCCTATCAGCTAATCAGGTTCAGGAATTTACGGAATTATCTCATGAATTAGGATTAGAAGTTTTATTGGAAATTCATACCGAAGAAGAACTTAATCATTTCAATCCAAAAATTGATCTGGTTGGAATTAATAACAGAAATTTAAAAGATTTTAAAGTTGATTTACAGCATTCTGTGAACTTAAAAAACTTACTTCCAAAAGACGTTTTATCCATCGCAGAAAGTGGAATTTATACGATTGAAGATTTCAATTATTTGAAAGAAAAAGGGTTTGACGGGTTTTTAATGGGCGAATATTTTATGAAAAATAAAAACCCTGCAAATACGTTTGAAGAATTTATAAAAACAATTTCATGA
- a CDS encoding four helix bundle protein, with the protein MEYTNLDVWIESRKLTNLVYDSTKNYPKEELFGLTNQIRRCAVSVPSNIAEGCGRNTSKETIHFLFIARGSLYELETQFYLSSDQNYLSNEKFTAILNQIIICKKLLNGFINYYRNK; encoded by the coding sequence ATGGAATACACAAATTTGGATGTTTGGATTGAATCAAGAAAACTTACTAATCTAGTCTATGATTCAACTAAAAATTATCCTAAAGAAGAATTATTTGGGCTGACAAATCAAATTAGGAGATGTGCTGTTTCTGTTCCATCTAACATTGCAGAAGGCTGTGGAAGAAATACATCGAAAGAAACAATACATTTTCTGTTTATCGCAAGAGGTTCTTTATATGAATTGGAAACTCAGTTTTATTTATCATCAGACCAAAATTATTTAAGCAACGAAAAATTTACAGCTATTTTAAATCAAATTATTATTTGCAAAAAGTTGTTAAACGGATTTATTAATTATTATAGAAACAAATAA
- a CDS encoding lactonase family protein has protein sequence MKKLLLFTITIFVCLNFYSQHTYAFFGSFNRDKDTEGIFVYELDTINGNLSKVTTVKGILNPSFLTLSPNGKYVFACTESKTPNGGKVSSFEFNPENKTLTFINSQKSGGENPVYLTTHNGGKWLVNGNYTEGSVSVYPILDNGIIEPFVQNFQFSEGSINPGRQDRSHIHSTVFSPNFDYIFFPDLGADKIRAYKFESKKNEPLQVAEIPFTKTSLGSGPRHFTFHPNGKFAYCIEEMGGAVSAYSYENGKLNNIQRINTHSEKYKDDFESSDVHISPDGKFLYASNRGNENNIAIFSIQNDSTLKTIGYQSIKGKHPRVFALDPSGKFLIATNAQSGTVVVFKRNQETGLLKKIREKIKIKEVSCVQIRKY, from the coding sequence TTGAAAAAACTTCTATTATTCACCATCACAATATTTGTTTGTCTTAACTTCTACTCTCAACATACATACGCTTTTTTTGGCTCATTTAATCGGGATAAAGATACGGAAGGAATTTTTGTTTATGAATTAGATACCATCAACGGAAACTTGTCCAAAGTCACTACCGTAAAAGGAATTTTAAATCCATCATTTTTAACTTTATCTCCAAACGGAAAGTATGTTTTTGCCTGTACAGAAAGTAAAACGCCAAATGGAGGAAAAGTAAGTAGTTTTGAATTTAATCCAGAAAATAAAACCCTGACTTTCATCAACAGTCAAAAAAGTGGTGGCGAAAATCCCGTTTATCTTACCACACACAATGGTGGAAAATGGCTGGTTAACGGAAATTATACAGAAGGAAGTGTTTCTGTCTACCCGATTTTAGATAACGGAATAATTGAGCCGTTTGTACAAAATTTTCAATTTTCAGAAGGAAGTATAAATCCTGGCAGACAAGACCGTTCTCATATTCATTCGACGGTTTTTTCTCCGAATTTTGATTACATTTTCTTTCCGGATTTGGGAGCAGATAAAATCAGAGCTTACAAATTCGAAAGTAAAAAAAATGAACCTTTACAAGTCGCAGAAATTCCTTTTACGAAAACAAGTTTAGGAAGTGGGCCAAGACATTTTACATTCCATCCCAACGGAAAATTTGCCTATTGTATTGAAGAAATGGGCGGTGCAGTTAGCGCTTATTCTTATGAAAACGGAAAACTGAATAATATTCAACGAATTAACACACATTCCGAAAAATATAAAGACGATTTCGAAAGTTCGGATGTTCATATTTCTCCTGATGGAAAGTTTTTATATGCTTCCAATCGCGGAAATGAAAATAATATTGCTATATTTTCCATTCAAAATGACAGTACCTTAAAAACAATTGGTTATCAATCTATAAAAGGTAAACATCCGAGGGTTTTCGCTCTCGATCCCAGCGGAAAATTCTTAATCGCGACAAATGCACAAAGTGGAACTGTTGTTGTTTTTAAACGAAATCAAGAGACTGGTTTATTGAAAAAAATTAGGGAAAAGATTAAAATTAAGGAAGTTTCTTGTGTACAAATAAGAAAATATTAA
- the trpB gene encoding tryptophan synthase subunit beta yields the protein MNYKNPDEHGYYGEFGGAFIPEMLYPNVEELQKNYLKIIESEDFQTEYQDLLKNYVGRATPLYFAKNLSQKYNTKIYLKREDLNHTGAHKINNALGQVLLAKRLGKTRIIAETGAGQHGVATATACALLGLDCIVYMGEIDIQRQAPNVARMKMLGAKVIPATSGSKTLKDAVNEALRDWINNSVTTHYVIGSVVGPHPFPDLVARFQSIISKEIREQLNEQIGRQNPDYVIACVGGGSNAAGTFYHFVNEENVKIIAAEAGGLGVDSGKSAATTFLGTLGVLHGSKSLVMQTEDGQVIEPHSISAGLDYPGIGPFHAHLFKENRAEFFSINDDEALKCAFELTKLEGIIPALESAHALAVLDKKKFNENDIVVICLSGRGDKDMETYLKNL from the coding sequence ATGAATTATAAAAACCCCGATGAACACGGATATTATGGAGAATTTGGAGGTGCTTTTATTCCAGAAATGCTTTATCCGAATGTAGAAGAATTACAAAAAAACTACCTCAAAATCATAGAATCAGAAGATTTTCAGACCGAATATCAGGATCTTTTGAAAAACTACGTTGGACGTGCTACTCCACTATATTTTGCCAAGAATTTAAGCCAAAAATATAATACCAAAATCTATCTTAAAAGAGAAGATCTTAATCATACCGGAGCGCATAAAATTAACAATGCTTTAGGGCAGGTTTTATTGGCAAAACGTTTGGGTAAAACCAGAATTATTGCTGAAACCGGAGCCGGTCAACACGGCGTTGCCACCGCTACAGCTTGTGCTTTATTGGGCTTGGACTGCATCGTTTACATGGGTGAAATCGATATTCAAAGACAAGCTCCGAATGTTGCCAGAATGAAAATGCTAGGAGCAAAAGTTATTCCTGCAACTTCAGGTTCTAAGACCTTAAAAGACGCTGTAAATGAAGCATTAAGAGATTGGATCAATAATTCCGTAACCACTCATTATGTGATTGGAAGTGTGGTCGGTCCGCACCCTTTTCCGGATTTGGTAGCGAGATTTCAGAGTATTATTTCAAAAGAAATCAGAGAGCAACTAAACGAACAAATTGGAAGACAAAATCCCGATTACGTCATTGCATGTGTTGGCGGTGGAAGCAATGCAGCAGGAACTTTTTACCATTTTGTGAATGAAGAAAATGTAAAAATTATCGCCGCTGAAGCCGGAGGTTTAGGAGTCGATTCAGGAAAGTCGGCAGCGACCACTTTTCTGGGAACTTTAGGTGTTTTACACGGAAGCAAAAGTTTAGTGATGCAAACGGAAGACGGACAAGTTATAGAGCCCCACTCTATTTCCGCAGGATTAGATTACCCAGGAATCGGGCCTTTTCATGCACATCTTTTCAAAGAAAATCGCGCTGAATTTTTCAGTATTAATGATGATGAAGCCTTAAAATGTGCTTTCGAACTGACAAAATTAGAAGGTATCATTCCCGCGTTGGAAAGCGCTCATGCTTTGGCGGTTTTAGACAAGAAAAAATTCAACGAAAATGATATTGTTGTCATCTGCCTGAGCGGTCGTGGTGACAAGGATATGGAAACGTATTTGAAGAATTTATAA
- a CDS encoding MarR family winged helix-turn-helix transcriptional regulator encodes MENLKQLKLENQICFPLYVIAKEITGLYRPFLDELDITYSQYLVMMVLWENDGLTVSHIGDKLFLDSGTLTPLLKRLEAKGFIVRKRKKEDERVVEAFLTEVGKQLQQKACEIPKKIQQKIGIEPEDLIQLKDTIQKILSKIEK; translated from the coding sequence ATGGAAAATTTAAAACAGCTAAAACTGGAAAACCAAATCTGCTTTCCTTTGTATGTCATTGCAAAAGAGATCACCGGATTGTACAGACCTTTTCTTGATGAGCTGGATATCACCTACTCTCAATACCTCGTAATGATGGTGCTTTGGGAGAATGATGGACTTACCGTAAGTCATATTGGGGATAAATTATTTCTCGACAGCGGTACTTTAACTCCTCTTCTCAAAAGGTTGGAAGCTAAAGGATTTATCGTAAGAAAAAGAAAAAAAGAGGATGAAAGAGTGGTTGAAGCATTCTTAACCGAAGTCGGAAAACAACTGCAGCAAAAAGCATGTGAAATTCCAAAAAAGATTCAACAAAAAATTGGTATTGAGCCTGAAGATCTCATTCAGCTTAAAGATACCATCCAAAAAATATTAAGCAAAATAGAAAAATAA
- a CDS encoding anthranilate synthase component II, producing the protein MDTTIKQSTIDNQLSTKILVFDNYDSFTYNLVQIIERVLDQKVDVVRNDQISLEEINKYDKIILSPGPGIPEEAGILLDVIKEYAPTKSILGVCLGQQAIAEAFGGSLINLSEIFHGVATSAELVKNDTKLFRNIQSGLAVGRYHSWAVDPKNFPQELEITAVDKDGMIMALQHKTYDVHGVQFHPESILTPDGEAIIKNFLLN; encoded by the coding sequence ATGGACACCACTATAAAACAATCAACTATAGACAATCAACTATCAACTAAAATCCTAGTTTTCGATAATTACGACAGCTTTACTTACAACCTCGTTCAGATCATCGAAAGAGTTTTAGATCAAAAAGTTGATGTGGTAAGAAATGATCAAATTTCTCTGGAAGAAATCAATAAATATGATAAAATAATCCTTTCTCCAGGCCCGGGAATTCCCGAAGAAGCAGGTATTTTATTAGATGTTATTAAAGAATATGCTCCTACAAAAAGTATTTTGGGAGTTTGTCTTGGTCAGCAGGCAATTGCAGAGGCGTTTGGCGGAAGTTTGATCAACCTTTCCGAAATTTTTCACGGTGTGGCTACTTCAGCAGAATTAGTGAAAAATGACACGAAACTTTTTAGAAATATCCAAAGTGGTTTAGCAGTCGGAAGATATCACAGTTGGGCTGTTGATCCCAAAAATTTCCCACAAGAACTGGAAATTACCGCAGTAGACAAAGACGGAATGATCATGGCGTTACAACATAAAACATATGATGTACACGGTGTTCAATTCCATCCCGAAAGTATTTTAACTCCAGACGGAGAAGCAATCATTAAAAATTTCCTTTTAAATTGA
- a CDS encoding DUF4886 domain-containing protein — MKNILLIVAILNTIYCKSQKKSDEINVLFIGNSLTYFHDMPQTVQKMVNETDPNIKIEQSTFPGQSLSGHLSEIITSRTENGINTRKKEVGEITETEKKIKEKKWDVIILQTGTVDILIPENRELKVNKAIDDIKNLASNPECKFIFFNAWASKSEYPQQYCYPNYFIDESIKKDKCCSTVFKSLEDEMKAINESSQLVAKENNLIKSDNGTKFFEVLTKHPEIELYEDEIHPNKYGSFLNACVFYQILTGKKASNLKYNGDIDIKTAEILKRAAE; from the coding sequence ATGAAAAATATTCTTTTAATAGTAGCAATATTAAATACAATATACTGCAAATCACAAAAAAAATCAGATGAAATCAATGTTTTATTTATTGGGAACAGTTTAACTTATTTTCATGATATGCCACAAACTGTTCAGAAAATGGTAAATGAAACAGATCCTAATATAAAAATCGAGCAAAGTACATTTCCCGGTCAATCTTTGTCTGGCCATCTATCGGAGATTATTACATCCAGAACAGAAAACGGAATTAATACACGAAAAAAAGAAGTCGGCGAAATCACAGAAACAGAAAAGAAAATCAAAGAAAAAAAGTGGGATGTTATTATTCTGCAGACAGGAACAGTGGATATTTTAATTCCGGAAAATCGTGAATTAAAAGTAAATAAAGCTATTGATGATATTAAAAATCTGGCTTCAAATCCTGAATGTAAGTTTATATTTTTCAATGCATGGGCATCTAAAAGCGAATATCCTCAACAATATTGCTATCCAAATTATTTTATTGATGAATCCATTAAAAAAGATAAATGTTGTTCAACAGTTTTTAAAAGTTTAGAAGATGAAATGAAAGCAATTAATGAATCTTCACAGCTAGTTGCCAAAGAAAATAATCTAATTAAGTCTGATAACGGAACCAAATTTTTTGAAGTTCTCACAAAACATCCTGAAATTGAACTTTATGAAGACGAAATTCATCCTAATAAATACGGATCTTTTTTAAACGCCTGTGTTTTTTATCAGATATTGACCGGCAAAAAAGCGTCTAATTTAAAGTATAATGGAGATATTGATATAAAAACAGCTGAAATATTAAAGAGAGCTGCTGAATAA
- the lipB gene encoding lipoyl(octanoyl) transferase LipB: protein MNTNQNKVVEFEDLGVKEYQPSWDYQEKLMKDIIDTKIKNRDLPAEQHITTSNHFLFVEHPHVYTLGKSGHEENMLAGMDQLKEIDATFVKVNRGGDITYHGYGQIVGYPILDLENFFTDIHKYMRNLEEVIIRTINEYGLKGERSPGETGVWLDVGKPYARKICAMGVKASRWVTLHGFALNVNTDMRYFEYIVPCGIKDKQVTSLKRELERELTPEEMEDIKAKIRKHFTDVFEAELVEK from the coding sequence ATGAATACAAATCAGAACAAAGTAGTAGAATTTGAAGATCTTGGCGTAAAAGAATATCAACCATCTTGGGACTATCAGGAAAAGCTGATGAAAGATATTATTGATACCAAAATCAAAAACCGCGATTTACCTGCTGAACAACATATCACCACTTCCAATCACTTCCTTTTTGTGGAGCATCCTCACGTTTATACCTTAGGAAAAAGCGGGCATGAAGAAAATATGCTGGCCGGAATGGATCAATTAAAGGAAATCGACGCTACTTTCGTGAAAGTAAATCGTGGCGGAGACATTACCTATCATGGTTACGGACAAATTGTTGGCTACCCAATTTTAGATCTTGAAAATTTCTTTACGGATATTCACAAATACATGCGAAATCTTGAAGAAGTGATCATCAGAACAATCAATGAATACGGTTTGAAAGGGGAACGTTCTCCCGGAGAAACAGGCGTTTGGTTGGATGTTGGAAAACCTTACGCAAGAAAAATCTGTGCAATGGGTGTAAAAGCTTCCCGTTGGGTGACTTTACACGGTTTTGCACTGAATGTAAACACCGATATGCGATATTTTGAATATATTGTTCCTTGTGGGATCAAAGACAAGCAGGTGACTTCTTTAAAAAGAGAGTTGGAAAGAGAATTGACACCCGAAGAAATGGAAGATATTAAAGCTAAGATTAGAAAGCATTTTACGGATGTTTTTGAAGCGGAATTGGTCGAGAAATAA
- the tnpA gene encoding IS200/IS605 family transposase: MPQSLVKNYIHIIFSTKYRNDFIDEKIEKELFSYIAIICKDFESSALQIGGTDNHIHILCLLSRKIALMKLVQEIKSHSSKWIKTKGKRYEDFFWQEGYGAFSVSEKNIYATINYIKNQREHHQNQSFKDEMIGILKKHKIQYDEKYLWD; encoded by the coding sequence ATGCCACAATCATTAGTTAAAAATTATATCCATATTATTTTCAGTACAAAATATAGGAACGATTTTATTGATGAAAAAATAGAAAAAGAATTATTTTCCTACATTGCTATAATATGCAAAGACTTTGAAAGTAGTGCCTTGCAAATTGGAGGAACGGATAATCATATCCACATTCTTTGTTTGCTGTCGAGAAAAATTGCCTTAATGAAATTAGTTCAGGAAATAAAATCACATTCATCAAAATGGATAAAAACAAAAGGGAAAAGATATGAAGACTTCTTTTGGCAAGAAGGTTACGGAGCATTTTCGGTAAGTGAAAAGAATATTTATGCTACAATTAATTATATTAAAAATCAACGCGAGCATCATCAGAATCAAAGCTTCAAAGATGAAATGATTGGAATACTGAAAAAACATAAAATACAGTATGATGAAAAATATTTGTGGGATTAA